Proteins co-encoded in one Flavivirga eckloniae genomic window:
- a CDS encoding GIY-YIG nuclease family protein, with product MYYVYAISSLSRNYIYVGMTINIPERLGRHNQGREKTTRAYCPFKLIYSETLDTRIEARKREKYWKSGVGKEKLRIVRDNL from the coding sequence ATGTATTATGTTTACGCCATTTCAAGTTTATCAAGGAATTATATTTATGTTGGAATGACAATTAATATCCCTGAGAGGTTAGGAAGACATAATCAAGGTCGGGAAAAAACGACAAGAGCATATTGTCCTTTTAAGCTAATATATTCTGAAACATTAGATACTAGAATTGAGGCTAGAAAAAGAGAAAAGTATTGGAAATCTGGAGTTGGCAAAGAAAAACTCCGTATAGTTAGAGATAATTTGTAA